The genomic window TGGTTTCTTGGAGCACCAGACGCACCCCGTGCAGCCATCTGTTGCAGCTCTGGAGGTACCTGCTGACCAGTACCATCCAAGACTTTCACCAAATCAGCAGCATATTTCCAATCTTGCTCAGAGAAGAAAGTGTATGCAACTCCAGTAGCCCCAGCCCTTCCTGTACGCCCTATGCGATGCACATAGTCTTCGATCCCAGTTGGGAAGTCATAATTGATCACCACTCTTTAAACAAAACATGCGACAACATGGAGAAATGGCAGAACAATCAACAAAAATCACTAGGCTTGAAATGAAACGATATTTAATACCAGAAGATTTTAACATGTGACAACCAAAAAAGCTCACCTGATGTCTTTGATGTCAAGTCCACGAGCAGCAACATCTGTGGCCACTAATACTGGCACAATACCAGCCCGAAACTGACCTAGAATATGATCCCTTTCACCCTGTGATTTGTCGCCGTGAATGCTTGCAGCACCAAAACTACGACCAATGCTACGAGCAAGCTGATCGCACATTTTCTTGGTTGAGCAAAATATGATGATCTTTGAGCCCCTTTCTTCAGCTCTAAGAATCTGCTCCAAGCGACGCTGCTTATCCATGGGTGGAACCATCTCTACATACTGCACCATACACAAGGGGTGAACCTTAGAAATAGACAAAACATAAAAATGGCCAAATAATATGATATATCGAACTTTCAGTACGGCAAACAAACAAAAGCATGGCCATATGAATACCTGTGTGATGGATTTGTTGGCAACAAGTTCATCAATGCTACCAATATTGATCTGGACAGGATTTCTCAATAAATCCCCAGCTATTTTTGTAACCTCCTTTGGCCAAGTGGCAGTGTACATCAGAGTTTGTCTATTACGAGGAATCTCGTCCACAATCTTCCGTATTTGTGGCTCAAAGCCCATGTCAAGCATGCGGTCAGCTTCATCAAGCACAAGTAATGAAATCTGACGGAGACTAATCTTCCTCATTTCCAGAATATCATTGAGTCGTCCAGGGGTAGCTACCACAATATCTGCTCCACGCTCAAGTTCTCTGAGCTGAGGTCCCTTTGGAGCTCCACCATACAGGCActggaaaaataaagaaaaaaatgaacaTATATTAAAGATTGCAACACGCACTCCAGCAACAGAACCCAGGAAATGTAGCACATCTCCTAAAAGGCAAAAAGGATAAGGCATACAGGTTCATGGAAGACCATTCCAAGACAAGGCTCGGTTTCTACATTAACAGTATCTTTTATTGAGCATCAACTGTCTACATTGCATTTAACAATTATACGCATATTCCTACGAGGCAACACTTATATGTAACTCCCATGATTATGATCAGATGTCATCCAGTGTATCTCAAGATAAATGAAAGCATGTGCATTCATATAGAAGAGTAAAGGTCCAAACTTACTGTGCATGACACTCTAGATGATCGACCAAACTTAATTGCTTCATCTTGTATTTGTGAAGCAAGCTCACGAGTAGGGGCCAAAACCAACACTGTAGGACCCGACATTGGATTGTTTTGGCATCTCCTCAGATGTACAAAAGCAGGAATAAGGTACCCCAGTGTCTTCCCCGATCCTGTCTTCGCAATAGCTACTATGTCCCTGCTTTGAAGTGCAACAGGCCATGTTTGAGCCTGAATTGGGGTGGGGTTTAAGAAGCCAGCAGCATGAACCTGAGTGGCAAAATGAAGAATCATAAGCACATAAGCATCTGCAGAAAGCCACTATCTATGATGAGAAAGAAAAGCTAATTGCTACCCTAAATGAATATGGCTGCTTACTTAAGCAGCTCAAGGCATGAAGGGGCTCTTTGTAGATTCAGAGGCAGAGACAAGAAGCAGGAAACCTCAGCCACATTTTATATTCTGAAAGAACATCAATTCTTCCGATAGTTGTCAGCAGAAAATAGCAACAAGTATGTCACTACACTGCCCAGCTGACGGCACTAGTTAAATTAGGGTATCCAGCATGACAGCATATGACATGCAATTTGTTTAGTACCGAAAATTCTAGTTTTGACTTCTAAGGAATCTTTGTTGAGGCCCATGCTAACAATGGAAATataagaaacaaacaacataacTTCCAAGCACCAATACTAAAATACAACTCAAGAGAAAGCATACCTCGCTCAGGATCTCGGGGGGGAATCCAGTAGCCTCAAATGTCATAAATGGAGGAGGAACATTCTCGCCCTGAATATTTTTAAGAAACGGGATAACATGTGACACAGCTTTATAGTAAATGAAAACAAAAGATAAGAGATTGGTGATTCAACTAGAAATCAACAGGTGATGTCGTGGCAGTAAAGCGCATGCATTTGTAAGCCCCACAAGGATTTGAAGCTCCCTTGTTTGAATAGAACCTTGCCAAACAAACAAGGCATTCCTTGCCATCATAGTATATCAAACAGAATGTATTTGCACATGAAAATACTAGCATATCCAGATAGGATTTTAGAAATATTCCATCTATCTGTTTCCAGTATTATTTGGTGTGATTAATAGGAGATATATGCATCACATAAATGACAGATTTATGTATATTCTACAAAAATATTATCTTCCTACAATCGGGTCAAATTACTGAAATATCTGTTAAGTTGCGTTTGAAATAGCGTGTCAACAATAGTTCAGAAGGTAACAGGGCAAAGAAAAGGAGAATCATCATTATATGGAGATTATGTTAAGCTGTGAACCATGTTTCAGTTATTTTAAGATAATATTGCCATCCAATTGAGTCATTACCACTGCAGTTACTTCATGGTGTTGACGATATGCATCAACTGAAGCGACACTTGGGAAATCAGGAGGAGAAAATGTTCCGGATGGTGGCCTCGTTAAAGCTCCGATAGGAAATGGACCATTGTTAAGTGGGTTTTGTACCAAATGTGGAGGTGCCATGTTATAACCACCAAAATTATCTGGCTGGGAATAAGGTGGGCCATTCCTCATATCCCGCTGTACAAGATTATGAACAATAGAGTTAGTGGTGCCAATTTCATAAACGGAGAGATTGTTGTATAGAACTGATAGAAAGAATTCAAACTATAAGAACATAATTTGAAGTATACAGAAGAAAATACACAGTTGCGAGACTTTTTATATTTCATTACAAAAAGTCTCCATACCAATCATAATATTCTGATAAAAAGTAAATTTCATGAAACAAGATATAACAAAGGAAGGAACTTCACAATGTACTCTTTCTGTCCACAAATGTAAAATGTTTTGGCAGTTTAATTTAGTAATAAAATAAGGAATGCTGATCTCATTAACACCTAACCTAATAGGGTTGTAGTATATTACCAGGTGGTTTTGTGAGGGTGGAAGAGCAGCAAGTTTTGGCTGCTGATGGAGAGCATTTATTCCATCAAACCTCCCAGAGGAGAGAGGCTCATTTTTTTCAAATTGATCTTCACTATTGCCTCTCTTGAAACCCATTGGAGGTCGACCTGGTGAAGGAGCAATATGATTGGGAACTACATGGCTACTAGCCAGTTGTTGCCGGTAATTAGTATCCACTCCGCCTTGATGTGTTTGAGCAGGTGCGCTCAAGAAACTAACGTTATTAGTTTCACCTGGGGATGATCCGCCAAGATGATGCTTTGCAGGATATGGTGGCCCTCCGACTCCATGAATATTTACTTGATTATGGGCTTCAGGACGTTGATGACTAGAAGGCAACGTCTGGTTTGAAAGAGGAACTTGGCCATGCTGCTGACTAAGCGGTAAGGAAAAGCCAGTCTGCTTTCCTTCAGGATGAGCTCCTGCATCAACCTTCGCTGTGGTATTTTGTTGCCCATGTTGGGTGACAAGATGACCATGATGTGGTTGTTTTCCCTGTTGAGGGGTGAACTGGAAGCCATGCTGGAGTTGGCCCTGTTGGGGGGACATTTGAGGTACTTGAGGCTGTGAAGCTTGCAACCCTTGTGAAGCCTGGGCAGGTTGATGAAAGCCTGGTGATTGTTGTGCGTGTTGCACTTGAGTGTGAGGCATCCTTGTTCCCTGCAACTGCTGACCTTGATTGTAAGAAGCATGCGGCATTTGTGGCTGCTGGCCTTGATTGTAGGCAGATTGTGGCATAGGGGGGCGCTGGCCATGACTGTAGGCAGCTTGCGGCATCGGTGGACGCTGACCTTGATTGTAAGCTCCTGGTGGCATCGTTGGCTGCTGACCTTGATTGGCAGCTTGCGGGATTGGCATCTGCTGACCTTGATTATACTGAGTTTGCGGCATTTGTTGCTGCTGGCCTACCTGATATGAATATTGCTGCTGGGGTTGCATATAATGACCGTGCTGATATGGCATTGGCTGCTGATGAGCGTTTGGGTACTGAGGAGCTAGTGGCTGTTGTGACCCCTGCTGGTTCGGCATCtgttcttgctgctgctgctgctgctgctgctgctgatactGAAACTGCAGTTGCTGTGCTTGCTGACCTTGATACTGAAACGGCGGTTGCTGTGCCGTCTGCTGCTGctgtggctgctgctgctgctgcatgccAGGCTGCGCAAAAGCcccgggcgctggcgctggcgcagccgccggcacgggaggcgcggccgcACCCGGCTTGTCATACTGAGTGAGGTTCGTCTCAGGGTTCCAGTAGTAGAGCGTCTCGCCGTCGATTAGTGCTTTCCAAGGCGCAGGGAGCGTCGGGTCGTCAGGGGCGAATCGCGGGCCCGATGAATCCGCGGCAGCCTCTGCTCCCGCCATGGCCAGCGGCGGATCTAGACGGCGCACGCCCAGAATTTTGCCAAGGTCAGTTCGGGATTAAACAGCCAGGAAATCCATAAACAGTGGATGAGTACAAGCTCGTTCGTACCTCAAAACCTCAGCGGCCCGAGATTGGGTCGCGGACGGGCTGGAGACGGCAGGCCAGGGGAGCCGCGATGAGGTAGAGCCCCGACGGCGATGGCAGCGACGCGCGTGAGGGGCGACGCGCCGGCGGCGAGACGCGCGGTGAGGCGCGAGGGTTTGGGGGCGTGAGTGCAGCGGGGTTTGCGGGGTGAGGCTtcggcgtcggcggcgagggagaggcgtgGGGGTTTGGGGGTGGGTGGCGAggcgccggcggcgacggcgggctaCGGCGGGCGCGGCGGGAGCTCTAGCCGCTAGGGCACATCGGTGGCGAGGCTACGGGGGAGAGATTTTAGAGCCGCAAGGGGTTGGGTCGGGATTGGATCTTTTTTAGGTCAGGCACGGAACGGGGGTGGAGGAGACCGGAGAGGAGTCCGCCTGGCCACAGGAGATGGGTTTTGACGGCTCGGATTGCTCGGCTGTCTCGTGACCTACGGTGGATGGAGACCAGATATACGACTCGACGTTGTACCACccctcagaaaaagaaaaaaagattcgACGTTGTATCGGAAAGGAATCTCGGGAAAGAATTTCTTCTATTTTTTCCATTCGACatgaatctataatacctaaatagttcatccctactaccttatttctcttaacatgcaagttATTCAACTGAGCAGTAGGCCACATCAACAACTTTTGTCTTGCATGATGCCACGTCTGTATTTTCTTCCCTTTTTATGCAATTTAAATTCCTTCTGTGCGTAGCCTTCCCTGGCCACCAAAGGGAGCTGACTGCTTCGTCTTTCCCCTTTCATAACTGATGACCATGATTACTCCCAGACAATAAAATTCAACCATTAGCGACATGTGCGCCCATTGGGGTACGTCTACATCTCCACTTCTTTCACAATCCCTCCGCCTTCATCTCTCTGCATCCTTATCTGCTCATGACGTCGGCTGCGTCGCGGCGCAATACGCTTCCCCTCCGCCCTCACTTCCTTCAACAGCCCCTGTGTGCCTTGCCGCGGGATCCTGAGCGCGCAGCCACGACCTGCCCTTAGAAGTCGCTGCCATGCCAACTTCTCGCCATGACCATATGGAAGTTGGGACTTGGGAGATGACCAGGCTCCAAAAGTTGGGAAATCAGATTCGTTTATTTGGCTTTGTTTCATCCAATTTCCTTTTAGCGAGTCTACTAGTCGGTGTCTTTTCTTATTCATTTGGtaataactagatgataccccgcgcgttgctgcgggaattgctATGCAATATATGTTAGTAAGATTTGATTATATGAACATGAATATTTAGATTGTTAATATAAGAGCTAAAACTAAAAATACATTTAAttataaattatttattgaatttAAGTAGCATATAATATAATTAAGAAATTTGAGTCTTTTTGCATGCGTGTCGCATGTTGAGATAAAGATGTTAGTGGGTATGGTGGGTCTTTGTCCATTCATAATTATGTAATGAGgtggcatagttgcatgttgagataaatatgtTAGTGAGGATAAACTTCTTAGATATACACGGTGCGTTGCTGCAAGATGTATGCATATACAAAAAATTTGAACCATTGGAAGCTAATAGGAAAGATTTGTAACACTGAATTAAATATGCTACGGTCATGACAAATAATTAAGAATGAATAATGAGTTGCACTTGGACCTAAAAAGCCATGCTTTGTAATAAATATACCGCCATCCAACTGAAACATAAAAATGGGAGGTGATACAATGCATTCACGGATGTATCATTTGCACACATACAACCCACTCATCCGATCAATCGTACTTACATAGAAAACACAGTAGTAATTCATTAAGATCCCGTATCTTGAGAAAGATTCGGCAAAAATACGAACACAACAAATCTCCGAAGTTGATCATTAAGAAAGCGAAATGCAACACATATACAGAGAAGAGACATATATGTGACGTTCGCGGATTAACTTATGCACAcaaaaaatcagaaaatgattgTTGACGTAGTATTCTCAATTTTGAGATACATATACACTAAAGTATAACAAATCTGAATGTGAACATTTGTTGATCAGTAACGAACATCTGAAGAACAATTTTTTAAACTTCTTTCATCTATTTCCTCTTGATTTCCAAATGGGAAAAGAATAACTTTTATAATTCAATTTCAACAATACCACCAGTGCATTGTGTAAGTGCATCGATATCCATGCAAATAGCGACCAGACCATACCAATTATATGTTTGGTCAACTACAGTTTAGGCAATTAATATCCAATCACAAAACATCAAACGACATGCATCTGGTGATTTTTTTCTTTATAATTTTTGCTTCGAACATCTGGTGAATCCAAACATTTGTTGATTCTTGATTTAATATCTAGGAACAGATAAACATATTACACGGAGGCAGAAATGGCTAGAACAACATCATTTCCTGAAAGTGAAAACACATGCCTCCTAAAACAATGTAAGAAACATAACCGAGATGAGGTTGGAAAAGGTTATCTAACTTGTGAATAAAGATGGACGTGTTATAAGATTGCAAGAGTTGGTTTTCCTATGAACCCCTTCTGCAAAAATTCAAATACATGTGATCACCATATATAGCACTTCATAGAAGTCTAGATCATTAAAAGAATTGGAAATTCCATCGAAAGATCAATTTAAGATGAACATAGTCACAAACATTTTAAAACATAGAAGAGAATACGACAAGATGGTACATATGTTATTATACCATACTACCAAACTGAAAATAAGAAGAAATTGCATGACAAATCCTAGCTGCTTAGTAAAAGATTCATAATCTTTATGGTGCTTATGGTTCCGGCGGTCATCAAATTCAAGTGGGACGTGATGAGACAAAGCAGTCACGACCCAACAGGAGATCAAAGCGAGGGATGTTGAGTGGCGCACATCGAGGGCTGGTAGCTGCATCCCACCGTGGATATGCATCCGATAATACAGAAACTCCGCATCCTAGTAAAGATGTAGCAAAACACAATATATTAATATGTGTCAATATGATTGCTCATTTGCTCCTATCATCAAACATGAATGTATTTAAAAAGAATCTAACGTTTATGCATATGTTTGCACGCACATGACAAAGAAAAAAGAAAGTACAATACTTAGGGGATTTGATTATGCGATAACCAGAGCAGGCACATGTCTCCATGGTCCATCTCGTCATGGCTGGTGTAGATCAGGTCGCAGCATAGCGATGTAACCTCCACGAGAAGCAGAAAGGGGTTGAGAGGGTTGCCGAAGAAGCTGGAGAGGCGTGCAGAActgcagagggaaggagaggttatGTGTGCTGGTACGGAGATGGTGGGATTTAAAGAGataggagaagatggagaggaaaaGGTGTGGAGAAGATGTATGTCACGCCCAattgcgaccctatccaaaaggaactcgaaggtcccaccaaggatagacccgcatattgaaacgctttcgcaaggtggatatcattacatcaacattacataatagatggggatacatacataaggcatacaatgccacatgaatacaacttcacaatacataagagcatcatccgactacggatgaatcacaaacagaaactcaaacgacatccaccctgctagcccaggctgccgacctggaacctatcccctgatcgaagaagcggaagaagaactcaacgcaagcaagcatcgctctcgcgtcatgatcatcgcataaacatgtacctgcaactgttgttgtagtaatctgtgaccaacgaggactcagcaatcccattaccatgggtatcaagactagcaaagcttaaagggaaaggaaggggtaaaatggtgaggctgcagcagcgactaagcatgatatggtggctaacatacgcaaataagagcgagaagagagcaaaaggaacggtcgtgaagctagcaatgatcaagaagtgatcctgaactcctacttacgtcaaacataacccagaaaccgtgttcacttctcggactccgccgaaaagagaccatcacggctacacacatggttgatgcgttttaattcagatctggcgtcaagttatctacaaccggacattaacaaattctcatctgcctataaccgcaggcacggctttcgaaagattatacattgtaggggtgtcccaacttagcccatcacaagctctcacggtcaacgaaggaatagacctccacccgagacattccgatcagactcggtatcccggtacaacaagacatttcgacagggtaaaactaaaccagcaacaccgcccgaatgtgccaacaaatcctgataggagctgcacatatctctttctcagggcacactcagatgagccagacgtcgggtaagccagcccagagttgcccctggtagcctcggacattgcttagttggaccaacacttagagaagcactggcccggtggaggggttaaaataagatgacccttgagccagccgactcaagggaaagaaaaaggctaggtggcaaatggtaaaaccaatgttgggcattgctggaaaagctttacttaaggcgaactgtcaaggggttctcattatagcccaaccgcgtgaggaacgcaaaatccgggaacataacactgatatgacggaaactagggcggcaagagtggaacaaaacaccaggcttaaggccgagccttccactctttaccaaatatatagatgcattaataatataagagatattgtgatatcccaaccaaaatcctgtccaccatggagcaatcttcaacttcacctgcaactaacaacgctataagaggggctgagcaaagcggtaacatagccaagcaacggtttgcataggaagggtgtcaaaggttagaggttcatggcaacatgggatggctcgacaaacagatgataggtagcgcagcaaagcgatagaacgaagcaactagcatagcaatgatagtagtgagatccagggtagcggtcatcttgcctgaaatcccgcaaggaagaagaacgagtccatgaagaagacaaacggacgatgttgaacggatcctcacaaacgcgacgttatcggaaccaacccgaagaagcaacaccggaaagaagcaaacaatcatggtaaacaaccaccacataatcatggcatgatgcacaaccaagtatgatgcatgtccggtttaatgaggcatggcatggcaaagtgcaacaatcccattatagcccaaccgcgtgagg from Triticum aestivum cultivar Chinese Spring chromosome 3B, IWGSC CS RefSeq v2.1, whole genome shotgun sequence includes these protein-coding regions:
- the LOC123068848 gene encoding DEAD-box ATP-dependent RNA helicase 40, which produces MAGAEAAADSSGPRFAPDDPTLPAPWKALIDGETLYYWNPETNLTQYDKPGAAAPPVPAAAPAPAPGAFAQPGMQQQQQPQQQQTAQQPPFQYQGQQAQQLQFQYQQQQQQQQQQEQMPNQQGSQQPLAPQYPNAHQQPMPYQHGHYMQPQQQYSYQVGQQQQMPQTQYNQGQQMPIPQAANQGQQPTMPPGAYNQGQRPPMPQAAYSHGQRPPMPQSAYNQGQQPQMPHASYNQGQQLQGTRMPHTQVQHAQQSPGFHQPAQASQGLQASQPQVPQMSPQQGQLQHGFQFTPQQGKQPHHGHLVTQHGQQNTTAKVDAGAHPEGKQTGFSLPLSQQHGQVPLSNQTLPSSHQRPEAHNQVNIHGVGGPPYPAKHHLGGSSPGETNNVSFLSAPAQTHQGGVDTNYRQQLASSHVVPNHIAPSPGRPPMGFKRGNSEDQFEKNEPLSSGRFDGINALHQQPKLAALPPSQNHLRDMRNGPPYSQPDNFGGYNMAPPHLVQNPLNNGPFPIGALTRPPSGTFSPPDFPSVASVDAYRQHHEVTAVGENVPPPFMTFEATGFPPEILSEVHAAGFLNPTPIQAQTWPVALQSRDIVAIAKTGSGKTLGYLIPAFVHLRRCQNNPMSGPTVLVLAPTRELASQIQDEAIKFGRSSRVSCTCLYGGAPKGPQLRELERGADIVVATPGRLNDILEMRKISLRQISLLVLDEADRMLDMGFEPQIRKIVDEIPRNRQTLMYTATWPKEVTKIAGDLLRNPVQINIGSIDELVANKSITQYVEMVPPMDKQRRLEQILRAEERGSKIIIFCSTKKMCDQLARSIGRSFGAASIHGDKSQGERDHILGQFRAGIVPVLVATDVAARGLDIKDIRVVINYDFPTGIEDYVHRIGRTGRAGATGVAYTFFSEQDWKYAADLVKVLDGTGQQVPPELQQMAARGASGAPRNQAGGMSRWDGPGGGSRFESAVGGPGGYGGIREGPGGFGGRDGPGGFVDRDGPGRFGDRDGPGRFGGRETPDGFGGRDGPGGFDGRMGPGPGGFGGREGPGGFGGREGPGGFGGREGPGGFGGREGPGPSGFSGRGGRGSDGFGRRGGASPGRFGGHGGRGDSPGFGGRGRGDSSGFGGRGRGDFSGGRGGRGRGFGGRGCSDRGPHDRFISDGRGRYDGRRGFDKGRGSSYSRSPDRSRSRGYDRRSDSRSLSSRSRSRSRSWSRSRSRSRSWSRSCSRSRSRSRSRDQGPVERRPRVRSGFDVLPPATEAGAAVTGPLPVPLPGSVSDGTAPIPRQSLADASDMSPMSPGGLVHVQEGAPFMGGNDANISSRQADQPSQATDLAIPPSFSAAANFPGPAVQQDAP